The Flavobacterium piscisymbiosum genome includes a region encoding these proteins:
- a CDS encoding SusC/RagA family TonB-linked outer membrane protein has translation MKSKHCIKTTPLSFCMALLLSVFMMQSGFAQEQSITGNVKSGDDGMSVPGATVAIEGTKTATSTDFDGNFKLDAKIGNVIVISFMGFKTQRITIGTQKTITVTLQTEAADLKEVVVIGYGSQKKTLVTNAVTQVSGESLAKTNTTNALQALQGQAAGIQITSTSGQPGEGLNVVIRGVGSTAGSSPLYVVDGILTNDISYLSNSDIESISVLKDAASAAIYGSQASNGVVLVTTKKGKRGSAGQVTFDQYYGVQSVSRKVDLLDATEYATILNEAAVNSGKNPYFSNSQIAAMGKGTNWVDKMLVDNAATKNFSFGVSGGSDTSVYSSSLSYLGQEGVVGGKDLSNYERYNFRFNSEHKLYKDVLTFGQNLSFAYINKNGIGVGNQYNNSLRSAFQVSPLLPMYDANGDYYDSTKNSEPWLAGQANPYALMEYNNQNENNNQKLLGNVYLQIEPIKNLTFKTTLGLDYYAGEGHSYVPTYQLSIYANTAFDKVNQNMNKGKTLTWDNLLTYKFNVAETHRFEAMVGTSSINFDGTTISATNADSFFDDLEHAWLDNTTNKDGAKISFNGIKQQTKRMSYFGRLNYNFKETYLLNATFRVDGSSIFSKENEWGYFPSVSGGWIASNEEFLKDSKVINFLKLRASWGQVGNQNARAFQYLSPIKVDDTNYIFGDQEGNLTPGAYPNRLSNLNLKWETSEQIDLGLDARFLDNALSLTVDFYKKTNKDWLILAPNFATTGADAPFINGGNVVNKGVEMSLNYQNNIGDFKYTVSANGAYNKNTVGAIPTADGMIHGLPNELYDNSTEFYRAQNGYPLGYFWGYKTGGVFQNQAQIDNYKSANGVVLQPTAAPGDIIYVNTNGDDKIDSTDKTSIGNPNPDFTYGFSLSASYKAFDFSLMANGVAGNQIVQSYRNQSGAYGNYTSAILDRWHGEGSSNTVPRVTEDNKNFTQFSDQYIQDGDFLRINTVTLGFDLAKMKQSKPFFASQFRVYFSVLNLYTFTKYNGMDPEIGFGSSNDDQKFSSGVDVGYYPRPRTFMLGLNVKL, from the coding sequence ATGAAAAGCAAACATTGTATTAAAACAACACCGCTCTCGTTTTGTATGGCGCTGCTGCTTAGTGTATTTATGATGCAGTCCGGTTTTGCCCAGGAGCAATCGATAACCGGAAATGTAAAATCAGGAGATGATGGTATGAGTGTTCCCGGTGCTACTGTAGCTATCGAAGGCACGAAGACAGCAACATCTACAGATTTTGATGGAAATTTTAAATTAGACGCCAAAATCGGTAACGTAATCGTAATCAGTTTTATGGGATTTAAAACGCAACGTATTACCATTGGAACTCAAAAAACGATAACTGTTACTTTACAAACAGAAGCGGCAGATCTTAAAGAGGTTGTCGTTATTGGGTACGGTTCACAAAAGAAAACACTTGTTACTAATGCTGTTACTCAGGTGAGCGGAGAAAGTCTTGCCAAAACCAATACAACCAATGCGCTACAGGCACTTCAGGGGCAGGCAGCGGGTATCCAGATTACCTCTACTTCAGGACAACCGGGAGAAGGGTTAAATGTGGTAATTAGAGGTGTTGGTTCAACAGCAGGAAGCAGTCCGTTATATGTTGTAGACGGAATCCTTACTAATGATATCTCTTATTTAAGCAATTCAGATATTGAATCTATTTCTGTATTAAAGGATGCTGCATCTGCTGCAATCTATGGTTCTCAAGCTTCTAACGGAGTTGTTTTGGTAACAACCAAAAAAGGAAAAAGAGGTTCTGCAGGACAAGTTACTTTTGATCAGTATTATGGAGTACAATCAGTATCCAGAAAAGTTGATTTACTAGATGCAACAGAATATGCTACTATCTTAAATGAAGCAGCTGTAAATTCAGGAAAAAATCCATATTTCTCAAACAGCCAGATTGCTGCAATGGGAAAAGGAACAAACTGGGTAGATAAAATGTTGGTAGATAATGCAGCGACTAAAAACTTCTCATTTGGTGTTTCCGGTGGTTCAGATACTTCTGTTTATTCATCATCTTTATCTTATTTAGGACAAGAAGGAGTTGTAGGAGGTAAAGATTTATCGAACTATGAGCGTTATAATTTCAGATTCAATTCAGAACATAAATTATACAAAGATGTATTGACTTTTGGTCAGAACTTAAGTTTTGCTTACATCAATAAAAACGGAATTGGAGTTGGAAATCAGTACAATAATTCTTTAAGGAGTGCTTTTCAGGTATCACCATTATTACCAATGTACGATGCAAATGGTGACTATTACGATAGTACCAAAAACAGCGAGCCTTGGTTAGCGGGTCAGGCAAATCCTTATGCATTAATGGAGTACAACAATCAAAATGAAAACAATAACCAAAAATTATTGGGTAATGTTTATTTGCAAATTGAGCCAATAAAAAACTTAACATTCAAAACTACGTTAGGTCTTGATTATTATGCAGGCGAAGGACATTCTTACGTTCCTACATATCAATTGTCGATTTATGCAAACACTGCTTTTGATAAAGTAAATCAAAACATGAATAAGGGTAAAACACTTACCTGGGATAACTTATTGACGTATAAATTTAATGTGGCCGAAACACATCGTTTTGAAGCAATGGTGGGAACATCATCTATCAATTTTGACGGAACGACTATATCGGCAACAAATGCAGATTCGTTTTTTGATGATTTAGAACATGCCTGGTTAGACAATACAACTAATAAAGACGGAGCTAAAATATCATTTAATGGTATCAAGCAACAGACTAAAAGAATGTCTTATTTTGGTAGGTTAAACTATAATTTTAAAGAAACATATTTATTAAACGCCACTTTTAGAGTTGATGGATCTTCTATTTTTTCTAAAGAAAATGAGTGGGGATATTTCCCATCAGTTTCAGGAGGATGGATTGCATCAAACGAAGAATTTTTAAAAGATTCAAAAGTGATCAATTTTCTAAAATTAAGAGCATCTTGGGGACAAGTTGGAAATCAAAACGCAAGAGCTTTTCAATATTTATCACCAATAAAAGTAGATGATACTAATTACATTTTTGGAGATCAGGAAGGAAATCTTACTCCTGGAGCATACCCGAACAGATTATCAAATCTGAATTTAAAATGGGAAACTTCAGAGCAGATTGACCTTGGTCTGGACGCAAGATTTTTAGACAATGCATTAAGTCTTACAGTTGATTTTTATAAGAAAACCAACAAAGACTGGTTAATATTAGCGCCAAATTTTGCAACTACAGGTGCCGACGCGCCATTTATTAACGGAGGAAATGTTGTAAATAAAGGGGTTGAGATGAGTTTAAATTACCAAAATAATATTGGAGATTTTAAATATACTGTGAGTGCAAATGGTGCTTACAACAAAAATACAGTTGGGGCAATACCTACAGCAGACGGAATGATTCATGGATTACCTAATGAACTTTATGATAATTCAACTGAATTTTACAGAGCACAAAACGGATATCCGTTAGGCTATTTCTGGGGATATAAAACAGGAGGTGTTTTCCAGAATCAGGCACAAATTGACAATTATAAATCAGCAAACGGTGTAGTATTACAGCCTACTGCAGCTCCCGGAGATATTATTTATGTAAATACAAACGGAGACGATAAAATTGATTCTACCGATAAAACAAGTATAGGAAATCCTAATCCTGACTTTACTTACGGATTCTCTTTATCTGCAAGTTATAAGGCTTTCGACTTTTCGCTTATGGCAAATGGAGTAGCAGGAAACCAAATTGTACAATCGTACAGAAACCAATCTGGTGCTTACGGAAATTATACTTCTGCGATATTAGATCGTTGGCACGGAGAAGGTTCTTCTAATACGGTACCAAGAGTAACAGAAGACAATAAAAACTTTACACAATTTTCTGATCAATATATTCAGGATGGTGATTTCTTAAGAATTAACACTGTAACATTAGGATTTGATTTGGCAAAAATGAAACAATCAAAACCATTTTTTGCAAGTCAGTTCAGAGTTTACTTTTCAGTATTAAACCTTTACACTTTCACGAAATATAATGGTATGGATCCTGAAATTGGATTTGGATCTTCAAACGATGACCAGAAATTTTCATCAGGTGTAGATGTTGGATATTATCCAAGACCAAGAACATTCATGTTAGGATTAAATGTTAAACTTTAA
- the xylA gene encoding xylose isomerase: protein MSTTNQYFKNIDTIKFEGRESTNPLAFKWYDENRVVAGKTLKEHLRFSMAYWHTLCNTGGDPFGASTETFSWDKNENVILRAKDKMDAAFEFMTKLGLPYYCFHDVDVVDDAPTLAEFETRIQTMVEYAKQKQQESGIKLLWGTSNLFSNPRYMNGAATNPNFDVLAYAGAQAKIAIDATIELGGENYVFWGGREGYMSLLNTDMKRELDHLGRFLNTCKDYARKEGFKGNFLIEPKPMEPTKHQYDYDAATSLGFINKYGLQNDFKLNLEVNHATLAGHSFEHELQVAVDAGMLGSIDANRGDYQNGWDTDQFPINLQEVTQAMLVILEGGGIQGGGVNFDAKVRRNSIDLEDKFIAHIAGMDVFARGLICADHILQNTDYRKLRTQRYSSFDGGNGARFENGELSLEDLSKIARASGEPQPLSGRQELFEQIISNAY from the coding sequence ATGAGCACAACTAATCAATATTTTAAAAACATCGATACTATTAAGTTCGAAGGCAGAGAAAGTACTAACCCATTGGCATTTAAATGGTACGATGAAAATCGTGTAGTTGCGGGAAAAACGTTGAAAGAGCATTTACGTTTTTCAATGGCATACTGGCACACGCTATGTAACACCGGAGGAGATCCGTTTGGAGCTTCGACTGAAACTTTCTCATGGGATAAAAATGAAAATGTGATTTTAAGAGCCAAAGACAAAATGGATGCGGCTTTTGAATTCATGACAAAATTAGGTTTGCCTTACTATTGTTTTCATGATGTAGATGTGGTAGATGACGCACCAACATTGGCAGAATTTGAAACTCGTATTCAGACTATGGTTGAATATGCGAAACAAAAACAACAGGAATCAGGAATTAAATTGTTGTGGGGAACTTCAAACTTATTCAGCAATCCTCGCTATATGAATGGTGCAGCGACAAACCCAAACTTTGATGTTTTGGCGTATGCAGGTGCTCAAGCAAAAATCGCAATAGATGCAACAATTGAGCTGGGCGGAGAAAATTATGTTTTCTGGGGAGGACGTGAAGGATATATGAGTTTGTTGAACACAGATATGAAAAGAGAATTAGACCATTTAGGAAGATTCTTAAATACTTGTAAAGATTATGCTCGTAAAGAAGGCTTTAAAGGAAACTTCCTGATCGAACCAAAACCAATGGAACCAACCAAACATCAATACGATTATGATGCAGCTACTTCATTAGGTTTCATTAATAAATACGGACTTCAAAATGATTTCAAATTAAACCTTGAAGTAAACCACGCTACACTTGCAGGACATTCTTTTGAGCACGAATTGCAGGTTGCTGTAGATGCGGGAATGTTAGGAAGCATTGATGCCAACAGAGGAGATTACCAAAATGGTTGGGATACAGATCAGTTCCCTATTAATCTTCAGGAAGTGACTCAGGCAATGTTAGTTATCCTTGAGGGAGGCGGAATTCAGGGTGGAGGTGTAAACTTCGATGCAAAAGTGAGAAGAAATTCAATCGATTTAGAAGATAAATTCATTGCGCACATCGCAGGAATGGATGTTTTTGCAAGAGGATTAATCTGCGCAGATCACATACTACAAAATACAGATTACAGAAAATTACGCACACAGCGTTACAGTTCATTTGACGGCGGAAACGGAGCCAGGTTCGAAAACGGAGAATTATCTCTTGAAGATCTTAGCAAAATTGCCCGTGCAAGTGGAGAACCTCAACCACTAAGTGGAAGACAGGAATTATTCGAACAGATTATTTCGAATGCGTACTAA
- a CDS encoding xylulokinase: MFFLGIDLGSSSIKLSVFDPEKGATIGAVSVPDFEMPIIAQEFGWAEQDPESWWQFVKDGIQQLGAKSNIDLKKIAGIGIAYQMHGLVLTDENLNPVRSSIIWCDSRAAIIGDEVYAKMGAENSQKQILGSPGNFTASKLKWVKDNQPEVFAKAKYMMLPGDFIAAKLSKIAQISTSGLSEAALWNFSEGKLATEILSQMGLSSDIVPEIVSNFGIQATIHPGIAQELGLNPDAKITYRAGDQPNNALSLNVLKPGEIATTAGTSAVVYAVSDQDAYDKQNRINTFLHVNNTETEKRNGVMLCINGSGILYQWLRKIMSVDRAELIAYEKLNTEAAKVAAGSNGLRFYPFGNGVERIFNNKNATSGIQNLNFNIHQPSHLVRAACEGIVFAMNYGFDVMKEVGVSGTVVRAGNSNLFLSPVFREIFTNTTQTTLELYNTSGAEGAARGAAYGLGFYNSLDEAFAGLQCLERIEPNKILTSQYQDYYQEWKSQIKIEQ, from the coding sequence ATGTTTTTTTTAGGAATTGATTTAGGAAGCTCTTCGATAAAATTATCAGTTTTCGATCCCGAAAAAGGAGCGACCATTGGAGCCGTTAGCGTTCCTGATTTTGAAATGCCAATTATTGCCCAGGAATTTGGCTGGGCAGAACAAGATCCTGAATCGTGGTGGCAATTTGTAAAAGACGGAATCCAGCAATTAGGCGCAAAATCGAATATTGATTTAAAGAAAATTGCCGGAATAGGTATTGCCTATCAAATGCACGGTTTGGTTTTAACCGATGAAAATTTGAATCCCGTGCGTTCTTCGATTATTTGGTGCGACAGTCGTGCCGCGATTATTGGAGATGAAGTTTATGCTAAAATGGGTGCTGAGAATTCTCAAAAACAAATTTTAGGAAGTCCGGGAAACTTTACAGCATCAAAACTAAAATGGGTAAAAGACAATCAGCCTGAAGTTTTCGCTAAAGCGAAATATATGATGCTTCCGGGGGATTTTATTGCTGCCAAATTATCTAAAATAGCTCAAATTAGTACTTCGGGATTATCAGAAGCAGCTTTATGGAATTTTTCAGAAGGAAAACTGGCCACAGAAATCCTTTCGCAAATGGGATTATCATCGGATATCGTTCCTGAGATTGTCTCCAATTTTGGAATTCAGGCCACCATTCACCCGGGAATTGCTCAGGAATTAGGATTAAATCCCGATGCAAAGATTACCTACAGAGCAGGAGATCAGCCCAACAATGCATTGTCATTGAATGTTTTGAAACCTGGCGAAATTGCTACAACAGCCGGAACTTCGGCAGTAGTTTATGCCGTAAGCGATCAGGATGCTTACGACAAACAAAACAGAATCAATACTTTTTTACACGTCAACAATACAGAAACTGAAAAACGCAACGGAGTTATGTTGTGCATTAATGGTTCGGGAATTTTATACCAATGGTTACGCAAAATCATGTCGGTCGACAGAGCTGAATTAATTGCTTACGAAAAACTAAATACCGAAGCTGCAAAAGTAGCGGCAGGAAGCAACGGACTTCGTTTTTATCCTTTCGGAAATGGCGTTGAGCGTATTTTCAACAATAAAAATGCCACTTCGGGAATTCAGAATTTAAACTTCAATATTCATCAACCCTCACATTTGGTGCGCGCTGCCTGCGAAGGAATTGTGTTTGCCATGAATTACGGTTTTGATGTGATGAAAGAAGTTGGAGTTTCTGGAACGGTGGTTAGAGCTGGAAATTCGAACTTATTTTTAAGTCCGGTTTTTAGAGAAATCTTCACCAATACAACACAAACAACTTTAGAATTATACAATACATCCGGAGCCGAAGGTGCAGCAAGAGGCGCTGCTTACGGTTTAGGATTTTACAATTCGCTCGACGAAGCTTTCGCAGGATTGCAATGTTTAGAAAGAATTGAACCCAACAAAATCCTGACATCGCAATATCAGGATTACTATCAGGAATGGAAAAGTCAAATTAAAATAGAACAATAA
- a CDS encoding NUDIX hydrolase — translation MVKNVADDSALKAEQTAMNAITIDCVIFGFDQGSLEVLLVQHGEGISKGKWGLPGGWIYKKESTDNAAHRLLNELTGLDNIYLEQLKAFGDPDRFPLRRVITIGYYALVKREDYNIKAGFTASDAKWYKINSIPDLIYDHNEILEYSLKHLRNRVRQAPLGFNLLPEKFTLLQLMHLYEEILGIEMDKSNFRRKILHMKLLVALDEKQQDVSHRAAKLYKFDPEIYNKLTEKGFNFEF, via the coding sequence ATGGTCAAAAATGTAGCCGACGATTCAGCTTTAAAAGCCGAACAAACCGCAATGAATGCGATCACGATTGACTGTGTCATATTTGGATTTGATCAAGGGAGTTTAGAAGTGCTTTTAGTACAACACGGAGAAGGAATCAGTAAAGGAAAATGGGGACTTCCGGGAGGATGGATTTATAAAAAGGAAAGTACCGACAATGCCGCACATCGTTTACTGAACGAACTTACGGGTCTGGATAACATTTACTTAGAGCAGTTAAAAGCGTTTGGAGATCCGGATCGTTTTCCGCTTCGACGCGTTATCACTATAGGATATTATGCTTTGGTAAAACGAGAAGATTATAATATTAAAGCAGGTTTTACGGCTTCTGATGCCAAGTGGTATAAGATCAATAGCATTCCCGATTTGATTTATGATCACAACGAAATTTTAGAATATAGTTTAAAACATCTTCGTAACAGGGTACGTCAGGCTCCGCTAGGATTTAATCTTTTGCCTGAAAAATTTACTTTACTGCAATTAATGCATTTGTACGAAGAGATTTTAGGAATTGAGATGGATAAGTCTAATTTTCGCCGAAAAATTCTTCACATGAAATTATTGGTCGCATTAGACGAAAAACAGCAGGATGTTTCGCATAGAGCGGCCAAATTGTATAAATTTGATCCCGAGATTTACAACAAACTCACCGAAAAAGGATTCAATTTTGAATTTTAA
- a CDS encoding NUDIX hydrolase: MTFPSSETNPKTTTPGIDGITIDCVIFGFNKANLEVLLVQHAEGESKGKWGLLGGYMKREESADDAAHRIVYELTSLDNIYLEQLKAFTNPARVPERRVVTLGYYTLVNREDYNIKASLSVIEAKWYKINAIPDLIFDHNEILNFSLMQLRNRVRQAPIGFNLLPEKFTLLQLMHLYEEILGIELDKSNFRRKILHMKLLVELDEKQKAVSHRAAKLYKFDADTYKKLTEKGFNFEF; this comes from the coding sequence ATGACTTTTCCATCCTCTGAAACTAATCCTAAAACCACTACTCCCGGAATAGACGGAATCACAATTGACTGCGTTATATTTGGATTCAACAAAGCAAATCTTGAAGTACTTTTAGTGCAACATGCTGAAGGAGAAAGTAAAGGAAAATGGGGACTTTTGGGTGGATACATGAAGAGGGAAGAAAGCGCTGATGATGCCGCACACCGCATTGTGTATGAACTTACGAGTCTGGATAATATCTATTTAGAGCAACTAAAAGCTTTTACAAATCCGGCTCGTGTACCTGAAAGACGAGTAGTTACTCTGGGTTATTATACTTTGGTCAATCGCGAAGATTATAATATTAAAGCCAGTTTATCTGTAATTGAAGCCAAATGGTATAAAATTAATGCGATACCTGATTTAATTTTTGATCATAACGAAATTCTAAATTTTAGTTTAATGCAATTGCGCAATCGCGTTCGTCAGGCGCCAATTGGTTTTAATCTTTTGCCCGAAAAATTTACCTTATTGCAATTAATGCATTTGTACGAAGAAATTCTGGGAATCGAATTGGACAAATCTAATTTCAGAAGAAAAATTTTGCACATGAAATTACTTGTTGAATTAGATGAAAAACAAAAAGCCGTATCACACAGAGCCGCCAAATTATACAAATTTGATGCTGATACTTATAAAAAACTTACTGAAAAAGGATTCAATTTTGAGTTTTAA
- the lepA gene encoding translation elongation factor 4, with protein MKKIRNFCIIAHIDHGKSTLADRLLGATQTVTAREEKAQLLDNMDLERERGITIKSHAIQMEYTYKGEEYILNLIDTPGHVDFSYEVSRSIAACEGALLIVDAAQSIQAQTISNLYLALENDLEIIPVLNKVDLPSANPEEVSDDIIDLLGCKLEDIIHASGKTGFGVENILAAIIEKIPPPSGNVDEPLQALIFDSHYNPFRGIEVIFRVKNGEIKKGQKIKFMATGNEYFADEIGTLKLNQVPKNVISAGDVGYLISGIKEAKDVKVGDTLTDAKTPTTNMITGFEDVKPMVFAGIYPVDTEDYEDLRSSMEKLQLNDASLVFTPESSAALGFGFRCGFLGMLHMEIIQERLEREFDMTVITTVPNVSYLAYTKKEPEVPFVVNNPSDLPEPSRLDRVEEPYIKATIITKADFVGNVMSLCIEKRGVITNQTYLTTERVELNFDMPLAEIVFDFYDRLKTVSKGYASFDYSPIGMRTSKLVKLDVLLNAQTVDALSALIHEDNAYNIGKKMTEKLRELIPRQQFDIPIQAAIGAKIIARETIKALRKDVTAKCYGGDISRKRKLLEKQKKGKKRMRQVGNVEIPQEAFMAVLKLND; from the coding sequence ATGAAGAAGATACGTAACTTTTGCATTATTGCACACATTGACCACGGTAAAAGTACATTGGCAGACCGCTTATTGGGCGCTACACAAACCGTTACAGCTCGTGAAGAGAAAGCTCAATTGCTTGACAACATGGATCTGGAACGTGAGCGTGGAATCACCATTAAGAGTCACGCCATTCAGATGGAATATACCTATAAAGGAGAAGAATATATTTTAAATCTTATTGACACTCCTGGTCACGTTGACTTTTCATACGAAGTTTCAAGATCTATTGCAGCTTGTGAAGGCGCGCTTTTGATTGTTGATGCTGCACAAAGTATTCAGGCACAAACGATTTCTAACTTATATCTGGCTTTAGAGAATGATCTTGAAATTATTCCGGTTTTGAATAAAGTAGATTTACCAAGTGCTAATCCTGAAGAAGTTAGTGATGATATCATTGATTTATTAGGATGTAAACTTGAAGATATTATTCATGCTTCAGGGAAAACTGGTTTTGGTGTTGAAAATATTTTAGCTGCCATTATCGAAAAAATCCCACCTCCATCAGGAAATGTTGATGAGCCATTACAGGCTTTGATTTTCGATTCACATTACAATCCTTTCCGTGGAATTGAAGTTATTTTCCGTGTTAAAAACGGAGAAATCAAAAAAGGGCAAAAAATTAAATTCATGGCCACAGGAAATGAATATTTTGCCGATGAAATTGGAACTTTAAAATTAAATCAGGTTCCTAAAAATGTTATATCTGCTGGTGATGTTGGTTATTTGATTTCTGGAATTAAAGAAGCCAAAGATGTAAAAGTTGGAGATACTCTAACGGATGCTAAAACGCCAACTACTAATATGATTACAGGTTTTGAGGATGTAAAACCAATGGTATTTGCCGGAATTTATCCTGTTGATACCGAAGATTATGAAGATTTGCGTTCTTCGATGGAGAAATTGCAACTAAATGATGCTTCGCTGGTTTTTACACCTGAAAGTTCTGCTGCTTTAGGATTTGGTTTCCGTTGCGGATTCTTAGGAATGCTTCACATGGAAATTATCCAGGAACGTTTAGAGCGTGAGTTCGACATGACGGTAATTACAACTGTACCTAACGTTTCGTATTTGGCTTACACCAAAAAAGAACCAGAAGTTCCTTTTGTTGTAAATAACCCTTCTGACTTGCCTGAACCTTCTCGTTTAGACAGAGTTGAAGAACCGTATATTAAAGCAACAATCATTACAAAAGCTGACTTTGTTGGAAACGTAATGAGTTTATGTATCGAAAAACGTGGTGTAATTACCAACCAAACGTATTTGACTACAGAACGTGTTGAATTGAATTTTGATATGCCGCTGGCAGAAATTGTATTCGATTTTTACGATCGTTTAAAAACGGTTTCTAAAGGTTATGCTTCTTTTGATTACTCTCCGATAGGAATGAGAACTTCGAAATTAGTAAAACTGGATGTTCTTTTGAACGCTCAAACGGTTGATGCACTTTCTGCTTTGATTCACGAAGACAATGCGTATAACATTGGTAAAAAAATGACCGAGAAATTACGCGAGTTAATCCCAAGACAACAATTCGATATTCCGATTCAGGCTGCAATTGGGGCTAAAATTATTGCGCGTGAAACTATTAAAGCGCTTCGTAAAGACGTTACCGCAAAATGTTATGGTGGTGATATTTCGCGTAAGCGTAAATTACTAGAGAAACAGAAAAAAGGTAAAAAACGTATGAGACAAGTAGGAAACGTTGAGATTCCTCAAGAAGCTTTTATGGCTGTTTTGAAATTGAACGATTAG